From the genome of Tachysurus fulvidraco isolate hzauxx_2018 chromosome 20, HZAU_PFXX_2.0, whole genome shotgun sequence, one region includes:
- the ankrd34ba gene encoding ankyrin repeat domain-containing protein 34B — protein sequence MNSVQSVHTDSNSLLKAVYLGRLRLTRLLLEGGAYVNESNEKGETPLMIACKSRYSDTQGVPKAKMVGYLLESGADPNIQDKSGKTSLMHACLEQAGPEVVSILLDNGADPCLEDHVGSSALIHAINSSDEETLKLLMDAFKAKGKEVIIITTDRLVCGSQVAKQYLKIPSLDQSHSSSIPCASPSEIHLSTSPQGTISSGLSEQMFSFQDLQTMTCSQTTIPSNQPPLVNRRLNKLHHLQRLHSEPWLKIPQSFLSEQHVKGNSQMEKLPDITPEEEFAFSIDRRLPFNPQVSTDIKKTTSQSQLHENNTSNHGNLRAEGAMPRNMSFNGLSSLYSLSHPDLHSNNSEFLSSENDSEKLLPNLAVSSLINIIQRRKLGMDHYSSDSQLSVSGNFPAEGKKQLDSRQLPTSRSSTLISSQESIESNLLGNIHKRHPTNLERRGSGALLTDLPFNPRPGFLPPLSHHASIQQTSGASSSSNKPTCGLVTGMKQYLPSAPAGLPKDLKTRRFLMRRHSMQPEQIKQLGDFKEIFG from the coding sequence ATGAACAGTGTGCAGAGCgttcacacagacagtaactcTCTGCTCAAAGCAGTCTATTTGGGTCGTCTCCGCCTGACACGCCTCCTTCTAGAGGGCGGGGCTTACGTAAATGAGAGCAATGAGAAGGGTGAGACACCCCTGATGATTGCCTGTAAAAGCAGATACTCTGACACCCAGGGGGTTCCAAAGGCAAAGATGGTGGGATATCTTCTAGAGAGTGGTGCTGATCCAAACATACAGGACAAAAGTGGCAAGACTTCTCTGATGCATGCCTGTCTTGAGCAAGCAGGACCTGAAGTTGTGTCCATACTCCTGGATAATGGGGCAGATCCCTGTCTGGAGGACCATGTAGGCTCGTCTGCTCTGATCCATGCCATTAATTCCAGTGATGAGGAAACACTGAAACTGCTAATGGATGCTTTCAAGGCCAAAGGTAAAgaggtcatcatcatcaccacagaCAGACTTGTCTGCGGAAGTCAAGTGGCCAAACAGTATCTTAAAATTCCTTCATTAGACCAGTCTCATTCCTCCTCGATACCATGTGCTTCTCCTTCTGAGATTCACCTCAGTACATCACCTCAGGGGACAATTTCCTCCGGCCTCTCAGAGCAAATGTTCTCTTTCCAGGACCTGCAGACTATGACCTGCTCTCAGACAACCATTCCCTCTAACCAGCCACCTTTGGTAAACAGGAGACTGAACAAACTCCACCATCTGCAGAGACTACACTCAGAACCATGGCTGAAGATCCCTCAGTCCTTTCTATCAGAACAACATGTCAAAGGTAACTCTCAAATGGAAAAACTGCCTGACATAACACCTGAAGAAGAATTTGCTTTCAGCATTGACAGACGGCTGCCTTTTAATCCTCAGGTCAGCACTGACATCAAAAAAACAACTAGTCAGTCTCAGCTTCATGAAAACAACACAAGCAATCATGGAAATCTAAGAGCAGAGGGAGCAATGCCTCGCAACATGTCCTTCAATGGTTTATCTTCACTgtactctctctcccacccagATCTTCACTCCAACAACAGTGAATTCTTATCATCAGAGAATGACTCCGAAAAGTTACTCCCTAACCTGGCAGTGTCCAGTCTAATCAACATTATCCAGCGTCGAAAGCTTGGAATGGATCACTATAGCTCTGATTCACAGCTTTCAGTGTCAGGCAACTTCCCAGCAGAAGGTAAAAAACAGCTTGACAGCAGGCAACTTCCGACTTCACGATCATCCACTTTGATAAGCTCGCAGGAGTCAATTGAGAGCAATTTACTGGGAAATATACACAAGAGGCATCCAACCAATCTAGAAAGGAGGGGATCAGGGGCTCTTCTCACAGATCTACCTTTCAACCCTCGACCAGGTTTTCTACCACCACTGAGCCATCATGCTTCAATCCAACAAACTTCTGGAGCAAGCAGCTCCAGCAACAAGCCAACATGTGGCTTGGTGACAGGAATGAAGCAGTATCTGCCATCGGCTCCTGCTGGCTTACCAAAGGATCTCAAGACCAGAAGATTTCTGATGAGAAGGCACTCCATGCAGCCCGAACAAATTAAACAGCTAGGTGACTTTAAGGAGATCTTCGGTTAA